DNA from Chitinophaga pendula:
CTTCCAGCCACTTTTACCGTACCGGATGATACCCATCGGCGCATCGTTAAGTGTAATATCCAACTCGTAACAAAAGCCTGGCCGGCAGGTCTGTGAAATAGGTATACCCTCCCCCTTATACGTCACATCGTCATACTCAAATTGGATGGGTACCGGCGCCCGCTCCAACTGATCAATGATCTCTTTAAGAAAAGCAATAAGATGTTTACGCTGGGTCGCGCCGGAAGCACTCCATTTTTGCTTGTCCGCCCGCTTATGTGCTATCTTGAACTTCAAACCACTCATCGTAGTGGCATAGTCATTGGCATTCAGCTTCTCCGCAGTCTGGTGAGCAAGGATATACCAGTGATAACCCGTACCGACCGGTACCCCCGATCCCTCTGGTGCATGTCCCACCCGCCGTTTGGTCACTGCATAAGAGATCTCCCACAGGTCAGGTGTGATCTTCGTTTCCTTCCAGTCTCCCTGGTCATAATGCCAGTGATGACCTCGCCCTATCTGCACACCGGTATACTGCATACCATTATATTTTTTGTAACGATCATAAGAAGCAGATAAAGGCGCTTTAACAGCGGATGCCACCGCCTTCTTCGAACGTTTGGCAGTAGCCCGCTTCCCATTTCGCTGCTCCTTCTTTTTGATAGTTGCCATAAGAAAATGTTTTGTGTACTAACTGTTTTTCCCGTAAATACTGTGCCATTAAATGACAAAGGCCCGCAATCACTTGCAGGCCGCTATGATGAGCAATGATCAATCTGCTAAAGCAAAGGAGAGAGGTCAGCCGCAGAATACGCAACAGACTTTAATGCCTTATCATCCTGTGTACGATATACAATAAATACACCGTCCGTCTCTTTGTAATATGCATCCGTACTCAGCTGCTCCTGGTACCATTGTACTGTCTCTTCCGCTTCTTCCCGCGTCTTGCAGGCCTTGCTCATATTGGAACGGTGCACCTCTCCGAAGAGCGCCGCAAATTTCTCCCCCAATCCAAACTCCAGCGCCGTCCCCAATAATACATATTGCAGATCGCATAACGCATCCGCCACCTCCACCAGGTCATTCTCAGCAATTGCTGCCTTCAGCTCCGCCAGCTCTTCTTCGAACAACTGTACACGCAATTGGCACCTGCCCGCTGCAGGAATAGCCGGCGCCTCCAGGATAGGAACCTTGAATGCGTGGTGAAACGCCGTCACCTGCTCTAAAAAATGTGTCGTTTTCATCCGCCTAATTTACTGAACTTTTTGTCTTGTTTGCCCCCGGATTTGGCCGAAGTGTACCCCTTCCGGTAAACAGGATGGATGGATATTTGTAGTATAAAGCACATCACCATTCTATCACCTAAATAGCGGACAATATGAAAAGACTATCATACAATATCTCCATCAACGCTCCCAAAGAAAGAGTATGGGAAGTACTCTGGCAGGATGCCTACTACCGGCAATGGACCGCCCCGTTCAGCGACGGGTCTCACGCCGTAAGCGACTGGAAAAAAGGAAGTAAAGTGCTCTTCCTCGATCCCAAAGAACAGGGGATGCTCTCCCGGATAGACGACTTGATACCCAATGAATACATGTCGTTCCGGCACCTGGGAGAAGTAAAGGATGGGAAAGAAGACTTCACCTCCGCCTTCGCACAGGAATGCGCTAACAATGAAGTATATGAAAATTATACACTGCAATCCGTAGATGGTAAAACAAATGTACGCGTAGATACAGACCTGCCGGAAGAATACGTCTCTATGATGGATGGTCTCTGGCCCAAAGCATTGCAACAACTTAAAGAGATCGCAGAACGATACGAATAAAAAAAGGTCCTGGTTACCAGGACCTTTTTTTCTAGGAGGCTGCCGTCGCCGTCGCTTCCTGCTCAGGTACCTTGTTCAGCACTTTCACCAGCCAGGGCAACGTAAGCCCTTGCCCGATCAGCGTAAACAACACCACCGCAATGGAAATAAAGATGATATCATTACGCATCGGAAATGGCGATCCGTCCTGTAACGTCAAGGGCAAACCAATAGCGATCGCCAGCGATACAATACCCCGCATCCCCGACCACCCAATGATCAGGCTGGTCTTCACATCCAGTAACGCATTTTCTGTGATCCGCCCCCGCTGACTCACAAAAGCCCTCGCCAGGTTCGCCCGCTGCATGAACACTCGCGTCATCCGCAACGCCAACGCCACCACCGTAATCAGGAAAGCATAACCGATATAAGGCCAGAACTGCTCCGGCGTTATGTTTTTGATCACATAGGGAAACTGTAACCCCATCAGGATAAAGATCAGCCCGTTCAACAGGAAAATAATGATCTCCCAGATAGAACTCGACTGATGCCGCAACGACTCGGGAAATACCTTCCGGCTGAACCGCGCAATACCCAATCCCAAGATCACCACCGCGATCACACCAGATACATGCACCGCCTCCGCTACCACATAGGTCACAAAAGGCATCAGCAACATATAACTGATCACCACCAGGTTATTATTACGCACCCGCACCAGTATGAACGCCAGCAACTTGGCCATCGCCATCCCCATCAGGATACCGCCGCCCATCACGATCACAAACTGTAAGGCGGCCTTCCACAACACAAAGGCTATACCCGTTACCGCCGCCACCGCAAATCGGTAAGCGATCAACGCCGACGCATCATTCACCAGGCTTTCCCCCTCCAGGATCGTATTCGTCTTGTGAGAAAGCCCCAACCCCTTCGTAATACCGATCGCCGCCACCGCATCCGTCGCTGATAAAATGGCCCCGAGCACAAAAGACAAGGGCCAGTCCATACCAGGTATACAATACCGCGCAATCACCGCAATACCTGTCGCCGTCAAAAACACCAACCCTATCGCCAACGTACCGATCGTATGCAGATGTGTCCGGAATTCATCAAATCGTATGTTAAAAGCAGCATCGTAAAGCAGGGGAGGAAGAAAGATCAGCAACACGATCTCCGGGTTCAGCTCTATATGCGGCAACGATGGTATACAGCCTAACCCGATCCCGGCCACAATCAACAATACCGGGTAAGGCAACTTCACCCTTTCCGCAAAAACAGCTAGAAAAATAATGATAGCAAGAATAGATAAGACAATGCTGTAATTTTCCATAGCCCTAAATTAATACTCCTATACCATTCCTGTATCATTCCTATAGCATTCGTATAGTCATTGTATAAGCAAAGCATATAGCAGCTTATACAATGACTATAGAATGGATATACAACGCTTATACATTGCTTATACAATGCTTATACAACGCTTATACAAGTGGTCGGTAATAGATTGATTGTTAATTTAATAGACGAAGAGAACACAAGGAATGATATTTGCAGCTGCCCATATTGTAAAAAAGGTTTGTTATGAAACAACTCACCAAAGAAGAACAAAGGATTACGATCGTGGATACCCTCATCCAACTGTTATCCAAAGGCAACGCCCACGTTACCTTCGAAGAAGCAGTAAATGACCTCCCCGCGCACCTCCGCGGCATACAACCCGAAGGACTACCCTATAGCATATGGCAATTGGTAGAACATATCCGTATCACCCAATGGGATATCCTGGAATTCTCCCGCGACCCCGCACATGTATCGCCTGCCTGGCCCGACGAATACTGGCCTGCCGAAACAACACCAGCCACCAAACAGGATTGGGAACATAGCCTGGAACAAATAAAGAAAGATAGGAACGCTTTCATCGCTTTGATCAAAGATCCCTCCACAGACCTGTATACCCCATTCCCTCATGGCGACGGACAACACCTGCTGCGCGAAGCCGTCCTCATAGCAGACCATACCGCCTATCACACGGGGCAGATCATCCTCGTCAGGAGATTACTGAAGGCCTGGAAATAAAACGCCTGCAAATCAACTACTCCAGCAGCTACCGCCGCCTCACAACCTCACACAAAAATGCCTGCAAAGATGCCGCCCGCAGGCACACCTTTGCAGGCACGAATAACATAAAGGGATACAGATACTAGAAATTATAACCTGCCTTCAGACCCCAGAACCCTCTAGTACCATCCTTCAACCAGGCTTCATATTTACCGGATACTTCCAGCCCCAGCAAACGTACACCAACACTGGGCGCCAAAATAACCGCCGTACCAGAATAGTCGCCGGTGAAATTCGCCGCACCGCTCTCAAACTTCACAAATACCAATGGGATGAAATGATAACGCAAACCCACCCGGATAGGAAACGCCCCCAAAGCAGGATACTTAACAGTAGCACCATTGTTGGTCTCCGTCTTCCCGCCAAAACGCATATAACCTACCGATCCGGTCACTCCCAAACCCGCAACCAGCTTAATATCCGCTTGCAAGCCCACACCAAAACCCCGCTTGTTGGTCTCCTGGAAATCACCGGTAGGAAAACCCGCCTCCACAAAAGGACCCAAACTGAATCTTTTTAACTGGGCCGATGCAGAAAAATGACCCACACATAGCATAACTACAATGGCGGAAAGAATGCCAAGATGTTTTTTCATAGTAATGATTGTTTACGCAAAATGATGTTAAAGTTCGTTGTAAATGTATAGAAAAATTATAATACAGAAATATGCAGGCTTACAGCTTAGCCATCATCAACAAATGCAATACCAGTTATGACCACTGTCCTCGCCAATCGAATAACAGGAATAGCTAAAACGGCATCAGTATTATAATAGCTACGTTTTACTTTTGAAGCATAGTTACCGGGAAATTCCCCGTGACTACTATTCAACGTTATGAAAAGATATTTGTTCAGCACGCTGCTTATATTAATGATCGGTAACTCCCTCGCTGGTCACCGGCTTTCCGCACAAGCTATACAGCCACTTTCCAGTGATAGCTTCATCACCGTTCACCAGGGTTTACCCTTCGT
Protein-coding regions in this window:
- a CDS encoding outer membrane beta-barrel protein, whose translation is MKKHLGILSAIVVMLCVGHFSASAQLKRFSLGPFVEAGFPTGDFQETNKRGFGVGLQADIKLVAGLGVTGSVGYMRFGGKTETNNGATVKYPALGAFPIRVGLRYHFIPLVFVKFESGAANFTGDYSGTAVILAPSVGVRLLGLEVSGKYEAWLKDGTRGFWGLKAGYNF
- a CDS encoding nucleoside triphosphate pyrophosphohydrolase family protein, producing the protein MKTTHFLEQVTAFHHAFKVPILEAPAIPAAGRCQLRVQLFEEELAELKAAIAENDLVEVADALCDLQYVLLGTALEFGLGEKFAALFGEVHRSNMSKACKTREEAEETVQWYQEQLSTDAYYKETDGVFIVYRTQDDKALKSVAYSAADLSPLL
- a CDS encoding Na+/H+ antiporter encodes the protein MENYSIVLSILAIIIFLAVFAERVKLPYPVLLIVAGIGLGCIPSLPHIELNPEIVLLIFLPPLLYDAAFNIRFDEFRTHLHTIGTLAIGLVFLTATGIAVIARYCIPGMDWPLSFVLGAILSATDAVAAIGITKGLGLSHKTNTILEGESLVNDASALIAYRFAVAAVTGIAFVLWKAALQFVIVMGGGILMGMAMAKLLAFILVRVRNNNLVVISYMLLMPFVTYVVAEAVHVSGVIAVVILGLGIARFSRKVFPESLRHQSSSIWEIIIFLLNGLIFILMGLQFPYVIKNITPEQFWPYIGYAFLITVVALALRMTRVFMQRANLARAFVSQRGRITENALLDVKTSLIIGWSGMRGIVSLAIAIGLPLTLQDGSPFPMRNDIIFISIAVVLFTLIGQGLTLPWLVKVLNKVPEQEATATAAS
- a CDS encoding DinB family protein, with the translated sequence MKQLTKEEQRITIVDTLIQLLSKGNAHVTFEEAVNDLPAHLRGIQPEGLPYSIWQLVEHIRITQWDILEFSRDPAHVSPAWPDEYWPAETTPATKQDWEHSLEQIKKDRNAFIALIKDPSTDLYTPFPHGDGQHLLREAVLIADHTAYHTGQIILVRRLLKAWK
- a CDS encoding SRPBCC family protein, whose amino-acid sequence is MKRLSYNISINAPKERVWEVLWQDAYYRQWTAPFSDGSHAVSDWKKGSKVLFLDPKEQGMLSRIDDLIPNEYMSFRHLGEVKDGKEDFTSAFAQECANNEVYENYTLQSVDGKTNVRVDTDLPEEYVSMMDGLWPKALQQLKEIAERYE